A stretch of the Tardiphaga sp. 709 genome encodes the following:
- a CDS encoding 16S rRNA (uracil(1498)-N(3))-methyltransferase, with protein sequence MPQADFRSPRLFVDAPFAADATISLDRNQSNYLGNVLRLGSGASVLVFNGKDGEWQAAISGGKRADRLTLLTQVRPQDRLPDVTYVFAPLKHARLDYMVQKAIEMGAAALQPVMTRFTQASRVNTERMRANVVEAAEQCGILSVAAVAEPLNLPKYLDQRDAKRLLIFCDEAAEVADPVTALTGARTAASAGIDVLIGPEGGFADEERALLLKQANILRLALGPRIMRADTAAVAALALVQTALGDWNGNQVGK encoded by the coding sequence ATGCCGCAAGCCGATTTCCGCAGTCCCCGCCTGTTTGTCGATGCGCCTTTTGCAGCCGACGCGACCATTTCGCTCGACCGCAACCAGAGCAATTACCTCGGCAATGTGCTGCGGCTAGGCTCCGGCGCCTCGGTGCTGGTGTTCAACGGCAAGGATGGCGAATGGCAGGCTGCCATTTCCGGCGGCAAGCGGGCAGACCGCCTGACCCTGCTGACCCAGGTCCGGCCGCAGGACCGCCTGCCCGATGTGACCTACGTGTTCGCGCCGCTGAAACATGCCCGGCTCGATTACATGGTGCAGAAGGCCATCGAAATGGGCGCGGCAGCGCTGCAGCCGGTGATGACGCGCTTTACCCAAGCCAGCCGGGTGAATACCGAGCGGATGCGCGCCAATGTGGTCGAGGCGGCCGAACAATGCGGAATTCTGAGCGTGGCCGCTGTCGCCGAGCCGCTGAACCTGCCCAAATATCTCGATCAGCGGGATGCCAAACGGCTGCTGATCTTCTGCGATGAGGCCGCCGAGGTGGCCGATCCCGTGACCGCGCTGACGGGCGCCCGGACGGCCGCCTCCGCCGGAATCGACGTGTTGATCGGTCCGGAGGGCGGCTTTGCCGACGAGGAACGGGCTTTGCTGCTGAAACAGGCTAATATTCTCCGGCTGGCGCTGGGCCCGCGGATCATGCGGGCCGATACGGCGGCGGTGGCCGCTCTGGCGCTGGTGCAAACGGCCCTTGGTGACTGGAATGGTAACCAGGTAGGCAAATAG
- the ubiA gene encoding 4-hydroxybenzoate octaprenyltransferase, protein MSDAAARVADATGNWVDRSAPLWSRPYLRLSRFDRPIGSWLLLMPCWWSAALASGMAHDIHQLPKMIALFFIGAFVMRGAGCTWNDITDRDLDAKVERTRSRPIPAGQVTAKQAFAFLVLQALIGLVVLLQFNTFAIATGIASLGIVAAYPFMKRVTYWPQSVLGLAFSWGALMGFAVVFGRIDATALLLYAGSICWVIAYDTLYAHQDTEDDALIGVKSTALLFGERTQAALTLFYGLAVLLIGVALLLAGARWPAWLGLAAFAVHLAWQVARTDISDSALCLRLFKSNRDAGLLLFAGLLVDAIMRAA, encoded by the coding sequence ATGAGCGACGCGGCCGCCCGCGTTGCGGATGCGACCGGCAACTGGGTCGATCGCTCGGCGCCGTTGTGGTCGCGGCCCTATCTGCGGTTGTCGCGCTTCGACCGTCCGATCGGCTCATGGTTGCTGCTGATGCCATGCTGGTGGTCGGCGGCGCTCGCCTCCGGCATGGCGCATGATATTCATCAACTGCCCAAGATGATCGCGCTGTTCTTCATCGGCGCCTTCGTCATGCGCGGTGCCGGCTGCACCTGGAACGACATCACCGATCGCGACCTCGACGCGAAGGTGGAGCGCACGCGCTCGCGGCCGATTCCGGCTGGGCAGGTTACGGCGAAACAGGCTTTTGCATTTCTGGTGCTGCAGGCACTGATCGGCCTTGTGGTGTTGCTGCAGTTCAACACTTTCGCCATCGCTACCGGCATCGCCTCGCTTGGCATCGTTGCCGCCTATCCTTTCATGAAGCGCGTTACCTACTGGCCGCAGAGCGTGCTGGGTCTTGCCTTCTCATGGGGCGCGCTGATGGGCTTCGCCGTGGTGTTCGGCCGCATCGATGCGACGGCGCTGCTGCTCTATGCCGGTTCGATCTGCTGGGTGATCGCCTATGATACCCTCTATGCCCACCAGGACACCGAGGACGACGCGCTGATCGGCGTGAAGTCGACCGCGCTGTTGTTTGGGGAGCGCACTCAAGCCGCGCTGACGCTGTTCTACGGGCTTGCCGTGTTGCTGATCGGAGTGGCGCTGTTGTTGGCAGGCGCACGCTGGCCGGCATGGCTTGGCCTCGCGGCATTCGCGGTGCATCTGGCCTGGCAGGTCGCACGCACCGATATCAGCGACTCCGCGCTGTGCCTGCGGCTGTTCAAATCCAACCGCGACGCGGGGCTGCTGCTGTTTGCAGGATTGCTCGTGGATGCCATCATGCGGGCGGCGTAA